The following proteins come from a genomic window of Thiothrix winogradskyi:
- the clpA gene encoding ATP-dependent Clp protease ATP-binding subunit ClpA, translated as MLSAEVEYSINTLYSDARNRRYEFVTVEHLLLIMLDNPSEAEALRACSVDIPQLRRELDMFVDENTPLVPENDPHRDVQPTLGFQRVIHRAIYSAQTSRKGEVTGDAILVAIFGEPDSHAVYFLSRHRVTRLDIINFISHGIRKDHQPEASQGKGSDDDTPQSSGNPSETDAETNDNGKPLEKYASNLNDMALEGKIDPLIGRDLEIERTIQVLCRRRKNNPLLVGEAGVGKTAIAEGLAKRIVDGEVPEILADAVIYSLDMGSLLAGTKYRGDFEKRLKAVLKQIKNEPHAVLFIDEIHTIIGAGATSGGTMDASNLIKPVLSTGELKCIGSTTFQEYHTIFEKDRALARRFQKIDINEPSVEETIEILKGLKSRFEAHHNVRYTQPALKAAAELAAKYINDRHLPDKAIDVIDEAGANRQLQPAASRKKTINVTDIEDIVAKIARIPPKSVSTSDMQTLRNLERDLKMVIFGQDKAVEQLTAAIKMARSGLRDDTKPIGSFMFAGPTGVGKTEVSKQLALRLGIELLRFDMSEYMERHTVSRLIGAPPGYVGYDEGGLLTDAINKHPHAVLLLDEIEKAHPDIFNILLQVMDHGTLTDANGRKIDFRNVILIMTSNAGAENISRKSLGFTVQDHTLDATEAVNRTFSPEFRNRLDAVIQFNPLTAEVVSSVVDKFIIKLEAQLEPKKVVLVVDEAARHWLAEKGYDRLMGARPMERVIQEHIKKPLADAILFGELSQGGRVEVSADDDGLVIEMHGTEAVPA; from the coding sequence ATGTTGAGCGCTGAAGTAGAATACTCGATCAATACGCTGTACAGCGATGCCCGTAACCGCCGTTACGAGTTTGTCACCGTTGAGCATTTGCTATTGATTATGCTGGATAACCCCAGTGAGGCAGAGGCATTGCGTGCCTGTTCAGTGGATATTCCACAGTTACGCCGTGAACTTGATATGTTCGTGGATGAAAACACGCCTTTGGTTCCTGAAAATGACCCACACCGCGATGTGCAACCCACGTTAGGGTTTCAGCGTGTCATCCACCGGGCCATTTACAGCGCCCAAACTTCGCGCAAGGGTGAGGTGACGGGGGATGCGATTCTGGTGGCTATTTTTGGCGAGCCGGATTCCCATGCGGTGTATTTCCTGTCACGGCACCGTGTGACCCGTTTGGATATTATTAACTTTATCTCCCACGGCATCCGCAAGGATCACCAGCCAGAGGCGTCTCAGGGCAAGGGATCTGATGACGATACGCCGCAGTCATCCGGCAACCCGTCTGAAACCGATGCTGAAACCAATGACAATGGGAAGCCTTTGGAAAAATACGCCAGCAATCTGAACGATATGGCGCTGGAAGGCAAAATTGACCCCCTGATTGGGCGTGATCTCGAAATTGAACGCACCATTCAAGTCTTGTGCCGCCGCCGCAAAAACAATCCTTTGCTGGTGGGTGAAGCAGGCGTTGGTAAAACCGCGATTGCCGAAGGCTTGGCAAAACGTATTGTGGATGGAGAGGTGCCGGAAATTCTCGCCGATGCCGTGATTTATTCCTTGGATATGGGATCATTACTGGCTGGCACTAAATACCGGGGTGACTTTGAAAAGCGCCTGAAAGCTGTGCTGAAGCAAATCAAGAATGAACCACACGCGGTGTTGTTCATAGATGAGATTCACACCATTATCGGTGCTGGGGCAACCTCCGGCGGTACAATGGATGCTTCCAATCTCATCAAGCCGGTATTGTCGACGGGCGAACTCAAATGCATCGGTTCGACCACCTTTCAGGAATACCATACCATTTTCGAGAAAGACCGTGCTTTGGCGCGACGTTTCCAGAAGATCGACATCAATGAGCCGTCGGTAGAAGAAACCATTGAAATCCTCAAAGGCTTGAAATCGCGTTTCGAGGCACACCACAATGTGCGCTATACCCAGCCTGCGCTCAAAGCGGCAGCAGAATTGGCGGCTAAATATATCAATGACCGGCATTTGCCTGACAAAGCCATTGATGTGATTGACGAAGCAGGCGCAAACCGTCAATTGCAACCGGCGGCTTCCCGCAAGAAAACCATCAATGTCACCGATATTGAAGACATTGTGGCAAAAATCGCGCGAATTCCACCCAAATCGGTCTCCACCTCGGATATGCAAACCCTGCGTAATCTGGAACGTGATTTGAAAATGGTGATCTTCGGGCAAGACAAAGCCGTTGAGCAGTTAACTGCCGCGATCAAAATGGCGCGTTCTGGCTTGCGTGATGATACCAAACCGATTGGCTCGTTTATGTTTGCAGGGCCAACCGGGGTAGGTAAGACCGAAGTCTCTAAGCAGTTGGCTTTACGGTTGGGAATCGAGTTACTGCGCTTTGATATGTCCGAATACATGGAACGCCATACGGTTTCGCGCCTGATTGGTGCGCCGCCGGGCTATGTCGGGTATGACGAAGGTGGTTTGCTTACCGATGCGATTAACAAACACCCGCACGCGGTCTTGTTGCTGGATGAAATTGAAAAAGCCCACCCGGATATTTTCAATATTCTGCTGCAAGTGATGGATCACGGTACGCTGACGGATGCAAACGGGCGCAAGATCGACTTCCGCAATGTGATTCTGATCATGACCAGTAATGCGGGGGCGGAGAATATCAGCCGCAAATCGCTCGGTTTCACCGTGCAAGATCACACGCTGGATGCGACCGAAGCGGTTAACCGCACCTTCTCACCAGAGTTCCGTAACCGTTTGGATGCCGTGATTCAGTTTAACCCGCTGACGGCTGAAGTGGTGTCTTCAGTAGTGGACAAGTTCATTATCAAGCTGGAGGCGCAACTGGAGCCGAAAAAAGTGGTGCTGGTTGTCGACGAAGCAGCGCGTCATTGGTTAGCTGAGAAAGGTTATGACCGTTTGATGGGTGCACGTCCGATGGAACGGGTGATTCAGGAACACATCAAAAAACCACTGGCAGATGCCATTCTGTTTGGCGAACTCAGCCAGGGTGGTCGAGTGGAAGTATCGGCAGATGATGACGGGCTGGTAATTGAAATGCACGGTACAGAAGCTGTACCAGCCTAA
- the clpS gene encoding ATP-dependent Clp protease adapter ClpS → MAQKHKEDHGNGQDSGVAVQESRPEVKEPPRFKVILLNDDFTPMDFVVEVLQTFFDMDHENATRIMLHVHTRGKGVCGVYTRDIAETKVAQVSRFAREHQHPLLCTMEEA, encoded by the coding sequence ATGGCGCAAAAACACAAAGAAGATCATGGTAACGGCCAGGATTCCGGTGTAGCGGTACAGGAATCCCGCCCAGAGGTAAAAGAACCACCCCGCTTTAAAGTTATACTATTAAACGATGATTTCACTCCGATGGACTTTGTAGTCGAAGTACTGCAAACGTTCTTCGATATGGATCACGAGAATGCGACTCGCATCATGTTACACGTACATACCCGTGGCAAAGGTGTTTGTGGCGTCTATACTCGTGACATAGCGGAAACCAAGGTGGCTCAAGTCAGCCGGTTTGCGCGGGAACATCAACATCCTTTGCTGTGTACAATGGAAGAGGCATAA
- the icd gene encoding NADP-dependent isocitrate dehydrogenase: MYQHIKVPAQGEKITTNADYSLNVPNNPIIPYIEGDGIGVDISPVMMKVVDAAVEKAYGGERKIAWMEVYAGEKATQIYGEDVWLPDETVDAVKEFVVSIKGPLTTPVGGGIRSLNVKLRQDLDLYLCLRPIRYYDGVPSPVKEPEKTNMVIFRENSEDIYAGIEWAAESPEAKKVIEFLMKEMGVNKIRFPETSGIGIKPVSRDGTKRLVRKAIQYAIDNDRDSVTLVHKGNIMKFTEGAFKNWGYELAKEEFGAVEVDGGPWCSMKNPLNGKDITIKDVIADNFLQQILLRPEDYSVVATLNLNGDFVSDALAAQVGGIGIAPGANLSDTIAMFEATHGTAPKFAGLDQVNPSSIVLSAEMMLRHMGWLEAADLINKGTAGAISSKRVTFDFARMIDGAEEIACSEFGDNVIAHM; encoded by the coding sequence ATGTACCAACATATCAAAGTTCCCGCACAAGGCGAGAAAATCACGACTAACGCTGATTATTCCCTGAATGTGCCGAACAACCCGATTATTCCGTACATTGAGGGAGACGGCATTGGCGTTGACATCAGCCCGGTCATGATGAAGGTAGTCGATGCTGCTGTAGAAAAAGCTTACGGCGGTGAGCGTAAAATTGCTTGGATGGAGGTGTATGCCGGTGAAAAAGCCACGCAAATTTACGGTGAAGACGTATGGTTGCCGGATGAAACCGTCGATGCCGTCAAGGAATTCGTGGTTTCTATCAAGGGGCCTTTGACTACGCCGGTCGGTGGTGGGATTCGTTCCCTGAATGTGAAATTACGTCAGGATTTGGATTTGTACCTGTGCCTGCGCCCCATTCGTTACTACGATGGTGTGCCAAGCCCGGTGAAAGAGCCGGAAAAAACCAATATGGTGATTTTCCGTGAAAACTCCGAAGACATTTACGCGGGAATTGAATGGGCAGCGGAATCCCCCGAAGCCAAAAAAGTCATTGAGTTTTTGATGAAGGAAATGGGCGTAAACAAAATCCGTTTCCCGGAAACCTCTGGAATTGGTATTAAGCCAGTTTCTCGTGATGGTACGAAGCGTTTAGTACGCAAGGCCATTCAATACGCGATTGATAACGACCGTGACTCCGTGACCTTGGTGCACAAAGGTAACATTATGAAGTTTACCGAAGGTGCGTTCAAAAACTGGGGCTATGAACTCGCGAAAGAAGAGTTTGGTGCAGTGGAAGTTGACGGCGGTCCGTGGTGTTCCATGAAGAATCCGTTGAATGGCAAAGACATCACGATCAAAGACGTGATTGCGGATAATTTCCTGCAACAGATTTTGCTGCGCCCAGAAGATTATTCCGTGGTGGCAACCTTGAACCTGAATGGCGATTTCGTATCTGACGCATTAGCGGCTCAAGTAGGCGGGATTGGCATTGCTCCCGGTGCAAACTTGTCTGATACCATCGCAATGTTTGAAGCAACCCACGGTACGGCACCGAAGTTTGCGGGTTTGGATCAGGTTAACCCCAGTTCCATCGTATTATCAGCCGAAATGATGTTACGTCACATGGGCTGGTTGGAAGCGGCTGATTTGATTAACAAAGGCACAGCGGGGGCGATTTCCTCCAAGCGCGTGACCTTTGACTTTGCCCGCATGATTGATGGGGCAGAGGAAATTGCCTGCTCAGAATTCGGCGATAATGTAATCGCTCACATGTAA
- a CDS encoding endonuclease: MKLATFNLYQFAAHGYYWHEQTEHNTFTAAEWEQKQHWVSARLHQMDADIVGFQEVFSIPELQQLCLAAGYPHFIHVDASGVREDAPLVYHKSVVALASRFPIVAVHPVDIAAAVRDELPLPDHFKFSRAPICADVQVPDFGILTVYVLHLKSKRPASLDMKYADKVEWQHRIADTLQRLSRGTVASLLQRSLEATLLYHHIVRWLEQDAAHPIVVLGDMNDSENSIPLATLTMQDRIYAIGGIEAEQWPEGITPWLYTYRLADTFRLAPNMRQRVRPFTKIHRGTGGVLDYILVSNALNPKNTDAKAEVAHYEVWNQHLESDGIAERLQSDHGQVCVELLPCDAPLDYANSIHQRPAHSIKHVADILTRQDFVAYAGGIFQSRKHFKQWDGTDKWKNFWSFFFDNEYGWVTSIYGTLPINELYQKQHHSIEHIIPRDFLDRYLAHKGVPRNVRNGASVNPFNFAPSERGLNAKRSNFNFDMDGDTIVRPYNLTLHPDSFSASTGFDADHEWVIPSHNRGDIARALLYMLLVYEIDELYNRHIATLVHWAKLDSPSAWEVAYNNWVYSRLGIRNPFIDTPENALQLLDNRGLLASIEYRQ, encoded by the coding sequence ATGAAACTTGCCACCTTTAACCTCTACCAGTTTGCCGCGCACGGGTATTACTGGCATGAGCAAACGGAACATAACACCTTTACTGCTGCCGAGTGGGAACAGAAACAACACTGGGTTAGCGCCCGCCTGCACCAAATGGATGCAGACATCGTGGGCTTTCAGGAAGTTTTCAGCATTCCCGAACTTCAGCAATTGTGCCTAGCGGCGGGGTATCCGCATTTTATCCACGTTGACGCCTCAGGGGTACGTGAAGATGCTCCCTTGGTATACCACAAGTCCGTGGTGGCTTTAGCCTCGCGTTTCCCGATTGTGGCAGTTCATCCGGTTGACATTGCCGCAGCGGTGCGCGATGAATTACCACTTCCTGACCATTTCAAGTTTAGTCGCGCCCCTATCTGTGCGGATGTGCAAGTACCCGACTTTGGAATTCTGACCGTCTACGTGCTGCACCTTAAATCCAAACGCCCTGCCTCGCTGGATATGAAGTATGCAGATAAGGTCGAATGGCAACACCGTATCGCAGACACCTTGCAACGCTTATCACGCGGTACGGTTGCCTCTTTGCTGCAACGTAGCTTGGAAGCCACCCTGCTCTATCACCATATTGTGCGCTGGCTAGAACAGGATGCCGCCCACCCGATCGTCGTATTGGGTGATATGAATGATAGTGAAAACTCCATTCCACTCGCCACACTGACCATGCAGGATCGGATTTACGCGATTGGCGGGATAGAAGCAGAGCAATGGCCGGAAGGCATTACCCCGTGGTTATACACTTACCGCCTAGCTGACACGTTCCGGCTTGCACCCAATATGCGCCAACGGGTACGCCCTTTCACCAAGATTCATCGGGGTACGGGTGGGGTACTCGATTACATCCTCGTTTCCAATGCGCTTAACCCCAAAAATACCGATGCCAAAGCGGAAGTGGCGCACTACGAAGTCTGGAATCAGCATTTGGAATCCGATGGGATTGCCGAACGTTTGCAGTCAGATCACGGGCAAGTCTGCGTGGAACTACTCCCCTGCGACGCCCCGCTTGACTACGCGAATAGCATTCACCAACGCCCCGCACACAGCATTAAACACGTTGCCGACATTCTGACACGTCAGGATTTTGTGGCATACGCCGGTGGTATCTTCCAATCACGCAAACATTTCAAACAATGGGACGGCACAGATAAGTGGAAAAACTTCTGGTCATTTTTCTTCGACAACGAATACGGTTGGGTCACGTCGATCTACGGCACTCTTCCCATCAATGAACTGTATCAGAAACAACATCACAGTATTGAACACATTATCCCGCGTGATTTCTTAGACCGTTACCTTGCACACAAAGGTGTACCACGCAATGTACGCAACGGCGCAAGCGTTAACCCCTTCAATTTTGCCCCGTCAGAACGCGGCTTGAATGCCAAACGCTCCAACTTCAATTTCGATATGGATGGCGATACGATTGTGCGCCCTTACAATCTGACACTGCACCCGGATAGTTTCAGCGCAAGCACCGGTTTCGATGCGGATCACGAATGGGTAATCCCCTCACATAACCGGGGTGACATTGCCCGTGCACTCTTGTATATGTTGCTGGTATACGAAATTGACGAACTTTATAATCGCCACATTGCGACTCTGGTACACTGGGCAAAGCTAGATAGCCCCAGTGCGTGGGAAGTGGCTTACAATAATTGGGTCTATTCCCGGCTGGGAATCCGAAATCCGTTTATTGATACGCCTGAAAATGCATTACAATTGCTGGATAATCGCGGCTTGCTGGCATCCATTGAATACCGGCAGTAA
- a CDS encoding efflux RND transporter periplasmic adaptor subunit, with protein MTIRKKASVLLIAGLFASTFAVQAAEIIQVETTGARSQSVLGSTVIPYKEVTLSAQIPGVVKYVAGAVGTNLTEGAVVFKVDEAQLIAKRNAVVAQISIAQAGVQNAQAQYYRELTSPRSKDVGAMPGFGMPSMFDRMAVRPFAESFMGGYDSDTIRQGDLTNAMSAVSQAQGQLQQAMSQLQEIDSALRDASAIAPFEGIILEKMVEVGDTVQPGQPLVKFGYIKYKRLQADVPSGLVGNLSKDMLLPARIDGSTDTSVRVSEIYPIADPSRHTVTVKFDIPMEITTAPGMYAEIYVPENKKGANQTIVIPRTALMKGSSLPGVLVVKDNNTSELRMVRLGAEQNGGGKVAVISGLNPGEKIIDNPPAGVTSGWMPTTVNPDPAPAAQ; from the coding sequence ATGACTATACGCAAAAAAGCGTCGGTATTGTTAATCGCTGGTTTGTTTGCCAGCACATTTGCCGTACAAGCCGCTGAAATCATCCAGGTCGAAACCACAGGCGCTCGCTCGCAATCGGTCTTGGGTAGCACCGTTATTCCGTACAAAGAAGTGACCTTAAGCGCCCAGATTCCCGGTGTGGTGAAATACGTGGCGGGCGCGGTGGGCACTAATCTTACCGAAGGCGCGGTTGTATTCAAGGTTGACGAAGCCCAACTCATTGCAAAACGGAATGCCGTGGTTGCGCAGATTTCCATTGCCCAAGCGGGCGTACAAAACGCGCAAGCCCAATATTACCGTGAACTGACTTCCCCGCGCAGCAAGGACGTGGGCGCTATGCCCGGTTTTGGGATGCCCTCCATGTTTGACCGCATGGCAGTGCGCCCGTTTGCGGAATCATTCATGGGGGGTTATGACTCTGACACTATCCGTCAGGGCGATTTAACCAATGCCATGTCCGCCGTTTCACAAGCACAAGGTCAGCTCCAACAAGCGATGTCACAGTTACAGGAAATTGACTCTGCCTTACGCGATGCCAGCGCTATTGCCCCGTTTGAAGGCATTATCCTCGAAAAGATGGTAGAAGTCGGCGATACCGTACAGCCTGGTCAGCCGCTGGTCAAATTCGGCTACATCAAATACAAACGTTTGCAAGCCGACGTGCCTTCCGGTCTGGTTGGCAACTTGAGTAAGGATATGTTGTTACCGGCACGGATTGATGGCAGTACCGACACCTCCGTGCGGGTTTCCGAAATTTATCCGATCGCTGACCCCAGCCGCCACACGGTTACGGTGAAGTTTGATATTCCGATGGAAATCACCACTGCACCGGGTATGTATGCAGAAATTTATGTGCCTGAAAACAAAAAAGGCGCAAATCAAACGATCGTCATTCCACGCACCGCCCTGATGAAAGGCAGCAGTTTACCGGGTGTTTTAGTGGTGAAAGACAACAACACCTCGGAACTGCGCATGGTACGCTTGGGCGCTGAACAAAATGGCGGCGGCAAAGTAGCGGTTATTTCGGGCTTGAATCCGGGTGAAAAGATTATTGACAACCCACCAGCAGGTGTTACATCGGGATGGATGCCGACGACTGTTAACCCGGATCCGGCTCCGGCTGCACAATAA
- a CDS encoding RDD family protein, whose translation MRLDTTYTVNTPEGIALQLSPAGPAPRLLAWLLDLLIRGLISTLLFAALAIFGKMGIGIALILAFLLEWFYPVYFELRHQGQTPGKKMLDIYVAQADASPITFSASLVRNLLRVVDFLPFLYGFGFASMLLNQRFQRLGDLAANTVVLHKTHPNGHSTTVDVEAIRPEVTLTLPEQQAIMLFAQRSHTLTSARLDELAQMTGTLVAQQPKPTHYLQGIARWITGGGRT comes from the coding sequence ATGAGATTAGACACCACCTATACGGTCAACACGCCTGAAGGCATTGCCTTACAACTATCACCCGCAGGGCCTGCCCCACGTTTGTTGGCATGGTTACTGGATCTATTGATACGTGGCTTAATCAGCACCCTATTATTTGCCGCACTTGCCATTTTCGGCAAAATGGGGATCGGCATCGCGCTCATCCTCGCGTTTTTATTGGAATGGTTTTACCCCGTCTATTTTGAATTGCGCCATCAGGGACAAACACCCGGCAAAAAAATGCTCGATATTTACGTCGCCCAAGCCGATGCCAGCCCAATTACCTTTTCTGCCTCTTTAGTGCGCAACTTATTGCGGGTTGTGGATTTTCTGCCTTTCCTTTACGGGTTTGGGTTTGCCAGTATGTTGCTGAACCAACGCTTTCAACGCCTTGGGGATTTAGCTGCCAATACGGTAGTGCTACACAAAACCCATCCAAACGGACACAGCACAACAGTGGATGTGGAAGCAATACGCCCCGAAGTCACGCTGACCTTACCCGAACAACAAGCCATTATGCTGTTTGCCCAACGTAGTCATACCCTCACCTCAGCACGTTTGGATGAACTCGCGCAAATGACCGGCACACTGGTCGCCCAACAACCCAAACCAACCCACTACTTGCAAGGCATTGCCCGCTGGATCACAGGCGGAGGCAGAACATGA
- a CDS encoding stage II sporulation protein M produces the protein MKQEQFISQYQAQWEQIRAWLDYQQIPKRQRKRDAIPEPTLDFPAAYRQLCHHLALAQSRMYSPLLIAQLNDLVTRGHHRLYTSRLHFAHRFIQFYLQDLPQLVRREWQALLLAGMLFFGSFFAMLIAIQVEPELVYSVMDGTTVANMEDMYDPQRDSRFGREREADSDVYMFGFYIKNNTGIGFQVFAGGLLYGLGSVFFLLFNGLYIGAAAGHLTQIGYIETFWGFVAGHSAFELTAIVLSGAAGFKLAAALIMPGRKSRALALRDNAQEAILIVYGAATLFIMAAFVEAFWSSQTWIPVLVKYAVGIALWLLVIAYFVLLGREAVADET, from the coding sequence ATGAAGCAAGAACAATTCATCAGCCAATACCAAGCGCAGTGGGAACAAATACGTGCATGGCTGGATTACCAGCAAATCCCGAAACGGCAGCGTAAACGGGATGCGATCCCGGAACCCACACTGGATTTCCCCGCTGCCTACCGCCAACTGTGTCACCATTTAGCGCTGGCACAATCGCGTATGTATAGTCCCTTATTGATTGCGCAACTCAACGATTTAGTAACACGCGGACATCACCGTTTGTATACCTCACGGCTGCATTTCGCCCATCGTTTCATCCAATTCTATTTACAGGATTTACCGCAATTGGTGCGGCGCGAATGGCAAGCCCTATTACTGGCGGGTATGCTATTTTTCGGTAGTTTTTTTGCCATGTTGATTGCGATTCAAGTTGAACCCGAACTGGTGTATTCGGTGATGGATGGCACAACCGTCGCCAATATGGAAGACATGTATGACCCGCAACGGGATTCACGCTTTGGGCGCGAACGGGAAGCCGATAGCGATGTGTACATGTTCGGGTTTTACATTAAAAATAATACCGGAATTGGCTTTCAGGTGTTTGCGGGCGGCTTGCTCTACGGCTTGGGTAGCGTGTTCTTTTTGCTATTCAATGGCTTATACATTGGCGCAGCAGCGGGACATTTGACGCAAATTGGTTATATCGAAACCTTCTGGGGGTTTGTCGCGGGACACAGTGCCTTTGAGCTAACCGCGATTGTGTTATCCGGTGCGGCAGGGTTTAAGTTGGCAGCCGCTTTGATTATGCCGGGGCGCAAATCACGGGCATTGGCATTACGCGACAATGCGCAAGAAGCAATTCTGATCGTTTACGGCGCAGCAACGCTATTCATTATGGCGGCATTTGTGGAAGCCTTTTGGTCGTCGCAAACTTGGATCCCGGTGCTGGTCAAATACGCGGTGGGCATTGCCTTGTGGTTGCTGGTCATCGCTTATTTTGTGTTATTGGGGCGTGAGGCAGTAGCCGATGAAACTTGA
- a CDS encoding DUF4350 domain-containing protein: MRLQSILIGLFVALVTTTGVLWFLNTYEYKEVDEYSGFRGEARENPLFAARLFLKRMGIPSERQTSLQTLPSTNTVLVIDTDRYTLSRQKSEALLAWVAKGGHLITRTRYVNTDPDAEDTEQTSDRDPLQLALGITTGEHIIPEDDDLPLEAELSNMSHPLQVDPEFFYALQTTAAQAYPQTYNDAAWLLEMEHGNGLITWAANLDFIQNPAIDDYDHAEFFWHMLHSLHDEPQAVWLVHNDEMPGLASLLWEYAWALVLSLAVFIPLTILALSPRFGPMIPKPAPERRRILEHIHASGLFMWQRHRKHADTQYSGFVARVTQLLPSTRKQHDNSNPDA, translated from the coding sequence ATGAGGCTCCAATCCATCCTAATCGGTTTGTTTGTCGCTTTAGTCACCACCACGGGTGTGCTGTGGTTTCTGAACACTTACGAATACAAAGAAGTGGACGAATACAGCGGTTTTCGGGGGGAAGCCCGTGAAAATCCGCTATTCGCTGCCCGCTTATTCCTCAAGCGCATGGGCATTCCCAGCGAACGCCAAACCAGCCTGCAAACGCTGCCATCTACCAATACCGTGCTCGTGATTGATACCGACCGTTACACACTGTCACGCCAAAAAAGTGAGGCACTGCTGGCATGGGTAGCCAAGGGCGGACACTTAATTACCCGCACCCGCTACGTCAACACTGACCCAGACGCTGAAGATACTGAGCAAACCAGCGACCGTGACCCGCTGCAACTCGCTTTAGGCATCACCACGGGGGAACACATCATCCCCGAAGACGATGACTTACCGCTGGAAGCCGAACTCTCCAATATGAGTCACCCGTTGCAAGTTGACCCCGAATTTTTCTACGCGCTGCAAACCACTGCCGCGCAAGCCTACCCGCAGACCTATAACGATGCGGCTTGGCTGCTGGAAATGGAACATGGCAATGGCTTAATCACATGGGCTGCCAACCTCGACTTTATCCAAAATCCGGCAATTGACGATTACGATCATGCCGAATTTTTCTGGCATATGCTGCACAGTTTACACGATGAACCACAAGCAGTCTGGCTGGTGCATAACGATGAGATGCCAGGATTAGCAAGCTTATTGTGGGAATATGCTTGGGCATTGGTGCTGAGTTTGGCGGTATTTATTCCACTGACCATTCTTGCCCTCAGCCCCCGTTTTGGGCCAATGATTCCTAAACCTGCCCCTGAACGCCGCCGCATTTTGGAACACATCCACGCCAGCGGTTTGTTTATGTGGCAACGTCACCGCAAACACGCTGACACCCAATACAGCGGGTTCGTCGCCCGTGTTACTCAACTTTTGCCGAGCACAAGGAAACAACATGACAACAGCAACCCTGACGCTTGA
- a CDS encoding AAA family ATPase encodes MTTATLTLEQASHLAEAIRSEISKAVIGQKSVVRETLIALLAGGHVLIEGVPGLGKTLLVRALARTISGQFARIQFTPDLMPADISGHVLFDMQNQSFNVRKGPVFTNLLLADEINRAPAKTQSALLEVMQEQQVTIEGKALPVPLPFMTLATQNPLEQEGTYPLPEAQLDRFLLKVFIDYPELAEEAEMVMVVTDKQIGDRFNLNNLQAIATPAQVMAMQTVTAEIAVDVTVLDYAVRITRATRHWQGLRFGAGPRGSIALIRAARANALLAGRDFVHPDDIKQVCLPVLRHRVSLSPEMELEGYHADHLLRAILDKTEAPRS; translated from the coding sequence ATGACAACAGCAACCCTGACGCTTGAACAAGCCAGCCATTTAGCCGAAGCTATCCGCAGTGAAATCAGCAAAGCCGTGATCGGGCAAAAGTCAGTCGTGCGTGAAACCCTCATCGCCTTGCTGGCAGGCGGGCATGTCTTGATTGAAGGTGTCCCCGGTCTTGGCAAAACCTTGCTGGTTCGCGCCCTTGCCCGCACCATTTCCGGTCAATTTGCCCGCATTCAATTCACCCCCGACTTGATGCCCGCCGACATCAGTGGGCATGTGCTGTTTGATATGCAAAACCAAAGTTTCAATGTACGCAAAGGCCCGGTATTTACCAACCTGCTGCTGGCAGACGAAATCAACCGCGCCCCCGCCAAAACCCAATCGGCATTGCTGGAAGTGATGCAGGAACAGCAAGTCACCATCGAAGGCAAAGCATTACCCGTGCCGCTGCCGTTCATGACACTTGCCACCCAAAACCCGCTGGAACAGGAAGGCACCTACCCCCTGCCCGAAGCGCAACTCGACCGTTTCCTGCTGAAAGTTTTCATCGACTACCCAGAATTAGCCGAAGAAGCCGAAATGGTCATGGTGGTGACGGACAAACAAATCGGCGACCGCTTCAATCTCAATAATTTGCAGGCGATTGCCACCCCCGCACAGGTCATGGCGATGCAAACCGTCACGGCAGAGATCGCGGTGGATGTGACAGTATTGGATTACGCCGTGCGCATTACCCGTGCAACCCGTCACTGGCAAGGCTTGCGCTTTGGAGCAGGACCACGCGGTAGCATTGCGCTGATTCGGGCGGCACGGGCGAATGCCTTACTCGCAGGGCGTGACTTTGTACACCCGGATGACATTAAGCAGGTGTGTTTGCCGGTGTTACGCCACCGGGTTTCACTGTCGCCGGAAATGGAACTGGAAGGCTATCATGCCGACCACTTGCTACGCGCCATTCTCGACAAAACCGAAGCCCCGCGCTCATGA